One segment of Sulfobacillus thermosulfidooxidans DSM 9293 DNA contains the following:
- a CDS encoding heavy metal-responsive transcriptional regulator: MSQRLDTMRIGELAKLAKITPKTLRYYEDFGLLPASQRSESGYRLYSWNDLDRLRFIQKAKAVGFSLSEIRSIMALRNHGEVPCDHVKALINQKLEEVHSQIQNLKELADELRVMQQEAEALPSCEACVCEIIEHHDNKSQQDVF, encoded by the coding sequence ATGAGCCAACGTCTCGACACCATGCGCATTGGCGAACTGGCCAAATTAGCCAAAATTACTCCCAAAACTCTTCGATATTACGAAGATTTTGGGTTATTGCCGGCCAGTCAACGCAGTGAATCGGGATACCGCTTATATTCGTGGAACGATTTGGATCGACTGCGGTTTATCCAAAAAGCCAAAGCAGTCGGATTTTCGTTGAGCGAGATTCGTTCGATTATGGCTTTACGTAATCACGGCGAGGTACCGTGCGATCATGTGAAGGCATTGATTAATCAGAAGTTGGAAGAAGTTCATTCTCAAATCCAAAATTTGAAAGAGTTAGCTGACGAACTACGCGTGATGCAACAAGAAGCCGAAGCACTGCCGTCGTGTGAAGCCTGCGTCTGCGAGATTATTGAGCATCATGACAACAAGAGTCAACAGGATGTTTTTTGA